The proteins below come from a single Lates calcarifer isolate ASB-BC8 linkage group LG11, TLL_Latcal_v3, whole genome shotgun sequence genomic window:
- the kat8 gene encoding histone acetyltransferase KAT8, whose product MTGGSDFHKNYNSNKDSECRMDVDMDSSHIESERGELDSSIPAACSSNGSGGEEDEAEAVGRGRQAGGSSSQHTPDGGVLGSGREQEVSVEIGETYLCQRADKTWHTAEVIQSRLNEQEGREEFYVHYVGFNRRLDEWVGKARLALTKTVKDAVRKSTEIGGVGDLGDQPERKITRNQKRKHDEINHVQKTYAEMDPTTAALEKEHEAITKVKYVDKIQIGNFEIDAWYFSPFPEDYGKQPKLWICEYCLKYMKFEKTFRHHLSHCQWKQPPGKEIYRRSNISVFEVDGRDHKIYCQNLCLLAKLFLDHKTLYFDVEPFIFYILTEVNKQGAHIVGYFSKEKESPDGNNVACILTLPPYQRRGYGKFLIAFSYELSKLESTVGSPEKPLSDLGKLSYRSYWSWVLLEILRDFRGTLSIKDLSQMTSITQSDIISTLQSLNMVKYWKGQHVICVTPKLVEEHLKSAQYKKPPITVDTMCLKWAPPKNKQAKLSKK is encoded by the exons ATGACTGGCGGGAGCGATTTCCACAAAAACTACAACAGCAACAAGGACTCGGAGTGTAGGATGGATGTAGACATGGATTCGAGTCACATTGAAAGTGAGCGGGGAGAGCTGGACAGTAGTATCCCGGCTGCGTGCTCCTCTAACGGCAGTGGCGGGGAAGAGGACGAGGCGGAGGCCGTTGGTCGTGGGAGACAAGCCGGGGGCTCTAGTAGTCAGCACACCCCGGACGGAGGAGTGCTCGGCAGCGGCAGGGAGCAGGAGGTGTCGGTCGAGATCGGGGAGACGTATTTATGCCAAAGAGCCGACAAGACATGGC ATACAGCAGAGGTTATTCAGTCCAGACTGAATGAGCAGGAGGGCAGGGAGGAGTTCTATGTTCACTATGTAGGAT TCAACAGGCGCCTGGATGAGTGGGTGGGTAAAGCCCGTCTGGCTCTGACCAAGACAGTGAAGGATGCAGTGAGGAAGAGCACAGAGATCGGAGGTGTTGGAGATTTGGGTGACCAGCCTGAAAGGAAGATCACCCGCAACCAGAAGCGCAAACACGACGAGATCAACCATGTTCAGAAG aCATATGCAGAGATGGATCCAACAACAGCTGCACTGGAGAAGGAGCACGAGGCG ATCACCAAAGTGAAATATGTGGATAAGATCCAGATTGGAAACTTTGAGATTGATGCCTGGTACTTCTCACCGTTTCCAGAGGATTATGGAAAGCAGCCCAAGCTGTGGATCTGCGAGTACTGCCTTAAATACATGAAGTTTGAGAAGACCTTCAGACATCACCTG TCCCATTGTCAGTGGAAGCAGCCTCCAGGTAAAGAAATCTACAGAAGGAGCAACATCTCAGTGTTTGAGGTGGATGGGCGCGACCACAAG atCTACTGTCAGAATCTTTGTTTACTAGCAAAACTATTTCTCGACCACAAGACGCTGTACTTTGACGTGGAGCCATTTATCTTCTACATCCTCACTGAAGTCAACAAACAGGGAGCACACATAGTTGGCTATTTCTCGAAA gagaaAGAGTCACCAGATGGGAATAATGTGGCGTGTATTCTCACACTGCCACCTTACCAACGCAGAGGCTACGGAAAGTTTCTCATCGCTTTCA gttaTGAGCTGTCTAAGCTGGAGAGTACAGTTGGCTCTCCAGAGAAACCTCTGTCTGATCTGGGGAAGCTGAGCTACAGAAGCTACTGGTCCTGGGTCCTGTTAGAGATCCTGAGGGACTTCAGAGGAACCCTGTCCATCAAAGACCTCAG CCAGATGACCAGCATCACGCAGAGCGACATCATCAGCACGCTGCAGTCGCTCAACATGGTGAAGTACTGGAAAGGTCAACATGTTATCTGTGTCACGCCCAAACTGGTGGAGGAGCATCTGAAGAGTGCCCAGTATAAGAAACCTCCAATCACAG TGGACACTATGTGTTTGAAGTGGGCGCCCCCCAAAAATAAACAGGCCAAGTTGTCCAAGAAGTAG
- the rnf25 gene encoding LOW QUALITY PROTEIN: E3 ubiquitin-protein ligase RNF25 (The sequence of the model RefSeq protein was modified relative to this genomic sequence to represent the inferred CDS: deleted 1 base in 1 codon): MAAECDVLSEIEVLQSIYLDDLQVNRREDGCWEVSLVLYPSTAEDSVSQFVRLTLTLTLDQQYPSSSPAISIHNPRGLSDDKLSSVQKCLQLEAQSCLGSPVLYQLIEKAKEILTESNIPHGNCVICLYGFKEGETFTKTSCYHYFHSHCLGRYVSHSERELRQREKELEEDKTRERADYQELTVVCPVCREPLQYDVHQLLSSPAPQLPELDEAAIGSDFQQKWCKLQKLLDRQRSKGGIIDPEVESNRFLIHINEAPSVAENGNLDADLSPGPPLPSASNVPSDGPGVRADQFRPGLSHCRGGQGQRRQNQVREPRRGGRSRPQHGRAAPVTEQLDKLALSSDCSRRTDQSPGSGRAGRSAQSNGRRRFLQTGPPAYKSALDPESLRDAAESAGGRGHRGRRRGPHRSVPHSGGPGPGRYHWDGRASRSRGGANNLYGRGGGPHRGHGRGFQQKVVETEREREEVL, from the exons ATGGCAGCGGAGTGCGA CGTGCTGTCTGAGATCGAGGTGCTGCAGTCGATCTACCTGGATGACCTGCAGGTGAACAGGAGAGAGGACGG GTGCTGGGAGGTGAGCCTGGTCCTGTACCCGTCCACAGCCGAGGACTCAGTGTCCCAGTTTGTCCGACTCACCCTGACTTTGACCCTCGATCAGCAG TATCCCTCGTCCTCTCCAGCCATCTCCATTCACAACCCTCGGGGTCTGTCTGATGACAAGCTGAGCAG TGTCCAGAAGTGTCTTCAGTTGGAGGCTCAGTCCTGTCTGGGTTCACCAGTCCTCTATCAGCTCATTGAG aaagcaaaagaaatcTTGACTGAGAGTAATATTCCTCATGGAAACTGTGTCATTTGCCTCTATGGATTTAAG GAGGGAGAGACGTTCACTAAGACCAGCTGCTACCACTATTTCCACTCCCACTGCCTCGGCCGCTACGTCAGCCACTCTGAGAGGGAGCTCCGCCAGAGGGAGAAGGAGTTAGAGGAGGACAagaccagagagagagcagactATCAG GAGCTGACTGTGGTGTGTCCGGTGTGTAGAGAGCCTCTGCAGTACGACGTCCATCAGCTTCTGTCGTCTCCTGCTCCTCAGCTGCCTGAG cTGGATGAAGCAGCCATTGGCTCCGATTTCCAGCAGAAATGGTGCAAACTGCAGAAGCTTCTGGACAGACAGAGGTCTAAAGGAGGGATCATCGACCCGGAGGTGGAATCAAATCGTTTCCTCATCCACATCAACGAG GCTCCATCTGTTGCTGAAAATGGAAATCTGGATGCAGATCTCTCCCCCGGCCCTCCGCTGCCCTCTGCCTCTAACGTCCCCTCTGATGGACCTGGTGTCAGAGCGGATCAGTTCAGACCTGGACTGTCCCACTGCAGAGGGGGTCAGGGCCAGAGGCGTCAGAACCAGGTGAGGGAGCCGAGGAGAGGAGGT CGGTCCAGACCTCAGCACGGGAGAGCTGCCCCcgtcacagagcagctggacAAACTGGCTCTGTCCTCGGACTGCAGCCGAAGGACCGATCAGAGCCCCGGCTCAGG ACGAGCAGGGAGGTCTGCACAGAGCAACGGGAGACGCAGGTTTCTCCAGACAGGTCCACCTGCGTACAAGTCCGCTTTGGATCCTGAATCCCTAAGAGACGCTGCAGAGTCTGCAGGAGGACGTGGTCACCGTGGAAGGAGAAGGGGCCCTCACCGGTCTGTCCCTCACAGCGGGGGTCCTGGTCCTGGACGGTACCACTGGGACGGCCGAGCTTCGAGAAGCAGGGGAGGGGCCAATAACCTGTACGGCAGAGGAGGAGGGCCCCACCGGGGTCACGGCAGGGGCTTCCAACAGAAggtggtggagacagagagggagagggaggaggtgctATGA